One region of Plasmodium vivax chromosome 7, whole genome shotgun sequence genomic DNA includes:
- a CDS encoding WD domain, G-beta repeat domain containing protein (encoded by transcript PVX_099470A) yields MAPPPELLPPIGHLLKLEKDVKKKIAEKEHQMRVTFFFLNLHKLGNPLLPHKKNYRTRWSSPLQMHRCWRHLNGRIKPPRLEIHTRLIKKKCHLKKERVRKRGRRKEEGAFPAHPPDVASNGIDERREETTHRGSSNSEHSIKLIREIKLESSNSVLSLAQSSDVRYLLAGLDSGALHIYDFAYAEKGTGKKLPTEQMRKCPIKSSSYKEHIFLAHRGALTNVQFSKVQGGLFLTVGMDKKIKIWKIRNGDKHHSNKSQTNNSFNLSFICEGAFDEHIAKCMFHPSVQNSIIIALSNGVIKIANIVAKRGADNNLTRSGKTTRIFKKWTARFTAKWEDKSYAEFCSATGMSSHLCSNNCRMLTKNNFQSVDIVGMATKQEEKSYEKNFLKNMNRLRKKKKKKFQLVVASQMLANFPICTLAVQKKKNFLFVGMCNGVVSVYTDKYELRRELLCRSKREACAKISQICSIDFEENLQLIIITSAPSRVSIFDDKDFFLIYKCGGHMNCAKLLEVKAFLKFRGVGGENVANSGSVSLPTTRRQFPPNDATRSDVPPNVSGNKDQFEAQHRLITPPGMPNVEMDFKIIAPVGDGQITISNFTLCLLGKYGSLPDPPSEFYEHSKKRVKNFFWPKLRKPRGVPSEEENVPLGGTTPRKEKSHTSMLSFLSNTTRRARPTGKSFLRVAKRNFLEGSPSVESHKGEACATLRNLPDWHSCMSDSWGEKTGSTFAKKRTHRCVKKERPLCKSGGHSEYFLPSGEDKISASSISDEFLCHAYGDVYKSMVRGDPHGRALHDPGNGKKKCNLLQKIKKVLFSKNNSITNQNGFSPVHKMEEASPHRKSPSCSGETSRSSNSRQRMGEIFKCAVNGYFPARVTN; encoded by the exons ATGGCGCCTCCCCCCGAGTTGCTACCCCCCATTGGTCACTTGCTAAAGCTCGAAAAGGacgtgaagaaaaaaatcgccgAAAAGGAGCACCAAATGAGGGTCAcgttcttctttttaaaccTCCACAAATTAGGGAACCCCCTTTTGccccataaaaaaaattatcgaaCCAGGTGGAGCTCACCCCTCCAAATGCACCGATGTTGGAGGCACCTTAATGGGAGAATAAAACCCCCCCGCTTGGAAATACACACCCGTCtcattaagaaaaaatgccacttgaaaaaggaacgtgtgcgcaaaagggggaggcggaaggaagaaggagcGTTCCCAGCACATCCCCCCGACGTAG CTTCAAACGGGATTGACGAGCGACGGGAGGAGACGACGCacagggggagcagcaacaGCGAACACTCCATAAAACTCATAAGGGAAATCAAATTAGAGAGCAGCAATTCTGTTCTGTCGCTCGCACAAAGCAGCGATGTGAGGTACCTCTTGGCTGGGTTAGATAGTGGCGCTTTACACATTTACGACTTTGCCTATGCTGAAAAGGgcacaggaaaaaaactcCCCACAGAACAAATGAGGAAGTGTCCCATTAAGAGTAGCTCCTATAaggaacacatttttttggcccaCCGTGGTGCCCTCACCAACGTTCAATTTTCGAAAGTGCAAGGGGGTCTTTTTTTAACCGTAGGTatggacaaaaaaataaaaatatggaaaatacGAAATGGAGATAAGCACCATTCAAATAAGAGCCAAACTAATAACTCATTCAATTTAAGCTTTATCTGCGAAGGGGCCTTTGATGAGCACATCGCAAAATGCATGTTTCACCCGAGTGTACAAAATAGCATAATTATTGCTCTCTCTAATGGGgttataaaaattgccaaCATAGTAGCGAAAAGGGGTGCGGATAATAACCTGACCCGGTCAGGCAAAACTACCcgaattttcaaaaaatggacagCACGTTTTActgccaaatgggaagacaAAAGTTACGCAGAATTTTGCAGTGCCACTGGAATgtcttcccatttgtgcagCAACAATTGTCGAATGTTAACTAAAAATAACTTCCAAAGTGTTGACATAGTTGGGATGGCAACAAAACAGGAAGAGAAATCTTATGAGaaaaatttcttaaaaaatatgaacaggttgagaaaaaaaaaaaaaaaaaaattccaactGGTagtagctagccaaatgcTAGccaattttcccatttgcacTTTGgctgttcagaaaaaaaaaaattttttatttgtcgGAATGTGCAACGGGGTTGTCAGCGTCTACACAGATAAGTATGAACTCCGAAGGGAGTTACTATGTCGAAGTAAAAGAGAAGCGTGTGCAAAGATTTCCCAAATATGTAGCATCGACTTTGAAGAGAATTTGCAACTAATTATCATCACCTCTGCGCCTAGCCGAGTTTCTATTTTTGATGACAAGGATTTCTTCTTGATTTACAAATGCGGGGGTCATATGAATTGTGCCAAACTGCTGGAGGTAAAGGCGTTCTTAAAGTTTCGCGgcgtggggggagaaaatgtCGCAAACAGTGGCAGCGTGTCACTCCCCACAACTAGGAGGCAATTTCCCCCCAATGATGCCACACGTAGTGACGTACCTCCCAATGTTAGCGGCAATAAAGACCAGTTTGAAGCACAACACAGGTTAATAACGCCCCCAGGGATGCCAAACGTAGAAAtggattttaaaattatagcACCAGTGGGGGACGGACAAATAACGATTTCGAATTTTACCTTATGTCTGTTGGGAAAATATGGCAGTTTGCCTGACCCGCCTTCAGAATTTTATGAACActcgaaaaaaagggttaagAATTTTTTCTGGCCTAAATTGAGAAAGCCAAGGGGTGTCCCATCTGAGGAGGAAAATGTACCACTAGGTGGAACAACGCccaggaaagaaaaaagccaTACTAGCATGCTCAGCTTCCTCAGTAACACTACAAGGAGGGCACGGCCAACCGGGAAGAGTTTTCTCCGTGTGGCGAAAAGGAACTTCCTCGAAGGGAGCCCCTCGGTTGAATCACACAAAGGAGAGGCCTGTGCAACTTTGCGCAATTTGCCTGACTGGCATAGCTGCATGAGTGACTcctggggggaaaaaacggggagcacttttgcgaaaaaaCGTACACATCGCTGTgtcaaaaaggagaggcCGCTCTGCAAATCGGGGGGCCATTCGGAATACTTCCTCCCGAGTGGAGAGGACAAAATATCCGCGTCTTCCATTTCGGACGAGTTCCTTTGTCATGCGTATGGGGATGTTTATAAGAGTATGGTGAGAGGGGACCCCCACGGAAGGGCATTACATGACCCTGgtaatggcaaaaaaaaatgcaaccttttgcaaaaaattaaaaaggtccTATTTTCAAAGAATAATAGTATAACGAATCAAAATGGGTTTTCTCCTGTCCACAAGATGGAGGAGGCTTCTCCCCACCGGAAATCACCATCCTGCAGTGGTGAGACTTCCCGTTCGAGTAATTCGCGGCAGCGCATGGGGGagatttttaaatgtgcTGTCAATGGGTATTTCCCCGCGAGGGTTACAAATTGA
- a CDS encoding hypothetical protein, conserved (encoded by transcript PVX_099475A), whose protein sequence is MNFFSEDFNMASVLEELQRHYSERKHLLSEVNHEVLATQKRREGLSKYEANLLQKQTQIILHMRNSYQKLNNVNYVKYHLPYCVQPKTNNTDMCASKNGLQKNAKKKNILRELNVRKRLAEYKVDHFVRKYTG, encoded by the exons ATGAACTTCTTCAGCGAAGACTTCAACATGGCCAGCGTCCTGGAGGAACTGCAGAGGCACTACAGCGAGAGGAAACACCTGCTGAGCGAAGTTAACCACGAGGTGCTTGCCACACAGAAAAGGAGGGAAGGTCTCAGCAAGTATGAAGCTAATTTACTTCAGAAGCAGACccaaattattttgcacatGAGGAACAGTTACCAAAAGCTCAACAATGTCAATTATGTGAAGTACCATTTACCTTACTGTGTTCAGCCGAAAACGAATAACACAGATATGTGTGCATCAAAAAATGGACtccaaaaaaatgcgaagaagaaaa ACATTTTGCGGGAACTGAATGTGAGGAAGAGACTCGCCGAGTATAAGGTAGACCACTTTGTTAGGAAGTACACCGGTTAG
- a CDS encoding hypothetical protein, conserved (encoded by transcript PVX_099480A), which translates to MEVHTPSAKGEYIEQLLRNFAGKKGKLKRKEVMNQMEHYVGILTNVNLKIVHNKNYEVVHLVLEVLLTNELHLEPMILDKVLACLNLKQILQKDGKVKIKNINNILLLINRKSRNNLNAANLFNLLFDAVALLLEALCAEDIYSVARPVDYTLGGGQRREGEEEEAEEDDEEEEEEDTHHTTEEPPSEPLTAPRQTRKRKGANGPPVSAAGGSGESASEPQEGDSSEGAANRAAAPANPAANLANRADNGMPPPKKRKKEGSERLPADEHHNVARINDYVVHVNSLFSLFFKNYKPMLSDVKIYAFYGNLLGLFSYVHDYIGYVEELAERCRSNGGGSSPSSFDSVVKNLTTLKGLIKKQITISLDSITKGYFKSVYASYLGSKEELKVNYSFFNFQENEKLLEVIYIMLHRVSNEKASFRFDPHGEKLTCPSVSLHKSKKDKLICFFKSEHSYDEKHPFLGVSKIRGCLKALATIIKYLLLKQPSANLAHVQTYFTLFLLIPHFELTLYGEHIKGEYSQLFHFAPSRKEKTQRGVNCSVADSDAEAPVEGKPAGESKPTIHRNAANYFKSVKIKIAHSVCRFEKELSLNDHQQTHSNVHIIADYLKVIYKFLKYLNGRSNARKDPFLFVNFTYCLKYTFDCLTNAYFELTRTKLKSALRECSSTGGSSLPPSERCLRERMYLRGKPHLALYDKKMRNIFCTYPRGRAPHLEETTLERDNRSDRGEAPTCLLLPLKRNGRERKKLMGYLVYLIYVSQVNLLTVIHFDVTLRTLIFSALFSFGKALIPHAGSHLAGSVNIGGPSHVDPPHVDSFASRTLRTVMTKYVEIFGVKGLLKFLHYYTVGRADAQQGQSLRSIHFLQNSVVMEVFKASVGKWVDQAPSILGYFIEVYTYHVTKLGQTVEGIIQLREGGGGEDPRNVLLNSCASQKGENSSPHRGHSLASYLSIVQNVETLEYIICCFLKAIPKRDITHGLLTYVKEIASVHMAKLKNEMTFHNKTGEVNFVHTNFAQTNFAHSSSKYYILFFFNYSVCRVAMYALLHGEVKTEQLLGHPAIQHIVAMLQSCFPTVEPMFDLCVREDSLHAFFCILQMVLQTLFFFLSLAELRVVDPDRLAEHLNQVLRVMKKNALAEYPYSVKKKICRQIANFFIYNHAWLATTFRGREKTVDSIYQEFTKLLFVDIAIMKNEQSYDFLFDYLFIIRENQIVCNLLKELFSLHFILILGNWEKGPHHPKLGGTGRASPDEGGVPPEEEALLSYRARALVRRNRALSSDSHKWYEMLNLKKKLGSPNEGNLRRGSIYQFDESRMMSVFSRKGKNNQSAVSSFRSNPNREDTDTPNVDVCILSNLFPLFNGIENVQDSLYTLLCKICGNFSNYNAYCEHILANILMSFCENLGGKESPQLGLSDFHHFVKLSFQLLQKQKEYLTSGVFRTSRNALLLKLLFHIFFLCINGWTADSRAEKEKKEKTQVEGGATDVKTGTDERTTTDVQTTTDVKNLPSETPPKRERKKKAGGAPQGKAKKVKNCFVFFIKYFLLMHKLIVSKGEEEGATATLSDDDVAYLTNHMQGGGGRSVGSEEVHSGPTDAAERNDISAMLSKLKDFLHRILSGGGDAAKVGITAASNAATRPSTATPLNALFLELVEHVFVSFLLKHNFWEETNGAAVVQVVDALRGLHVEDVLRSADEKHTTFAYSILALKIFNVAKKREISTTANEVSADHGKRDTHGKHETHGAHETHETHVGAEPTGVKPTEVTPADKQKKKRGKGFKRKKDEMAMDEGKLILFFNLFLPAKRSNVLHNSNESTTPWQEEAKPTCVQLYDFLFHYNSILAECPDEHSVHICIKYQNVIKNICTLFSYSSDDVKNVLTYVEGQIKMGNSEGEAESCLYHFNMHIITLIYIISNSGKFCSEIIHQSRRPTDSSSFISLYLLLMQHVQTYLDSEVVIRRSSSILFLLLHLVYKLSQLFVFFFVRLKAQTRDGSYSNLLGFVSNYCSLLVKTMDLLKNRIRSSNDGAVPTPRKDFITHFYILNNCGLFERKKFYLYLLSHQLFVLLYEFFNIQKNELVVKSKRTLIEVAKKGGYAINFLCSYLDSILYLDSRMNKLLLRNANFLVTFLRSNKGSLNLPPIAFPLVIKIVDMYEFISKRGSTGEEEYEEKKFLKGIFQTTLSLLENSSIQFCYTSLTDRKREIFNALSG; encoded by the exons atggaggtcCACACGCCGAGCGCAAAAGGAGAGTACATAGAGCAGCTGCTTCGAAATTTTGctggcaaaaaggggaagctaAAGAGGAAGGAGGTGATGAATCAAATGGAACACTACGTAGGGATATTAACAAAtgtaaatttgaaaatagtTCACAATAAGAATTACGAAGTGGTGCATCTAGTTTTGGAGGTTCTACTGACAAATGAGCTGCATCTAGAACCCATGATTCTGGACAAGGTTTTGGCTTGCTTGAACCTGAAGCAGATTCTGCAGAAGGATGGCAAggtgaaaattaaaaacattaaCAACATTTTGCTCCTCATTAACCGGAAGAGCAGGAACAACTTGAACGCCGCCAATCTGTTTAACCTGCTGTTCGACGCCGTGGCGCTGCTGCTGGAGGCCCTCTGCGCGGAGGACATTTACAGCGTCGCCCGCCCGGTGGACTACACGctcgggggggggcagcgccgggaaggggaggaagaagaggcggaggaagacgacgaggaggaggaggaggaggatacACATCACACAACTGAGGAACCCCCCAGTGAACCGCTCACCGCCCCGCGGCAAACCCGAAAGCGCAAAGGCGCGAACGGGCCGCCAGTCTCCGCAGCAGGGGGCAGCGGCGAATCGGCCAGTGAGCCCCAGGAGGGTGACTCCTCAGAGGGAGCCGCTAACCGTGCCGCGGCCCCTGCCAACCCTGCCGCTAACCTCGCTAACCGTGCGGACAATGGGATGCCCCCCCCcaagaagcgaaaaaaggaggggtcTGAGCGGCTCCCCGCAGATGAGCACCACAACGTAGCGCGCATAAACGACTACGTGGTGCACGTGAACAGCCTATTCAGCCTCTTCTTCAAGAACTACAAGCCCATGTTGAGCGATGTGAAGATCTATGCGTTTTATGGCAACCTATTGGGGCTGTTTTCCTACGTGCATGACTACATAGGGTACGTGGAAGAGCTGGCAGAGAGGTGCCGATCGAATGGGGGGGGCAGTTCCCCCAGCAGCTTCGACTCCGTGGTGAAGAACCTGACCACCCTGAAGGGCCTTATAAAGAAACAGATCACCATCAGTTTGGACAGCATAACGAAGGGGTATTTTAAAAGTGTATATGCATCCTACCTGGGGAGCAAGGAGGAGCTAAAAGTGAAttactcattttttaatttccaggaaaatgaaaaactgtTGGAAGTGATCTACATCATGCTGCATAGGGTGTCCAACGAAAAGGCGAGCTTCCGATTCGATCCTCATGGGGAGAAGCTCACCTGCCCATCGGTCAGTCTCCATAAGAGTAAAAAAGACAAACTgatttgcttcttcaaaagTGAGCACAGTTACGATGAGAAGCACCCCTTTTTGGGGGTTAGTAAAATTAGGGGGTGCTTAAAAGCCTTGGCAACCATCATCAAATATTTGCTTCTGAAACAACCCAGCGCGAACTTAGCCCATGTGCAGACCTATTTCACCCTGTTTTTGTTAATCCCCCATTTTGAGTTGACTCTATATGGTGAGCACATCAAAGGGGAGTACTCCcagctttttcattttgccccttcgcGGAAGGAAAAGACGCAGCGCGGCGTTAACTGCTCCGTGGCTGACTCTGATGCAGAGGCACCAGTGGAGGGGAAGCCCGCTGGGGAATCCAAACCGACGATCCACAGAAACGCGGCCAACTACTTCAAATCGGTGAAGATAAAAATCGCTCACTCGGTGTGCCGCTTTGAAAAAGAGCTGTCACTTAACGACCACCAGCAGACGCACAGCAATGTGCACATTATTGCTGACTACTTGAAAGTgatttacaaatttttaaaataccttAATGGAAGGAGCAACGCGAGAAAGGAccccttcctcttcgtcaATTTTACCTACTGCCTGAAATACACCTTTGATTGCTTAACCAACGCATATTTTGAGTTAACCCGGACGAAGCTGAAGAGCGCCTTGAGGGAGTGCTCCTCTACGGGGGGGTcttctcttcccccctctgagAGGTGCCTACGCGAAAGGATGTACCTCCGGGGGAAACCCCATTTGGCTCTATACGATAAGAAGAtgaggaatattttttgcacctACCCACGGGGGAgagctccccatttggaagaGACCACCCTAGAGAGAGACAACCGGAGTGATCGAGGAGAAGCCCCAACCTGCCTGCTTCTCCCACTGAAGCGAAACggaagggaaaggaaaaaactgaTGGGCTATTTAGTCTATTTAATATACGTCAGCCAGGTGAACCTCCTGACGGTCATCCACTTCGACGTCACCTTGAGGACGCTCATCTTCTCCGCGCTGTTCAGCTTCGGGAAGGCGCTCATCCCCCACGCGGGGAGCCACCTCGCTGGGAGCGTGAACATCGGTGGCCCCTCCCATGTTGACCCCCCCCACGTGGACAGCTTCGCGAGCCGCACCCTGCGGACCGTGATGACCAAGTACGTGGAGATATTCGGGGTGAAGGGGCTCCTCAAATTTCTTCACTACTACACCGTTGGGCGTGCAGATGCGCAGCAGGGCCAGTCCCTCAGGAGCATccactttttgcaaaacagcGTTGTAATGGAGGTCTTTAAAGCCAGCGTGGGAAAGTGGGTCGACCAGGCCCCCTCCATCCTGGGGTACTTCATCGAGGTGTATACCTACCATGTGACAAAGTTGGGCCAAACAGTAGAAGGCATAATACAATTAAGAGAAGgtggtgggggggaagatcCTCGGAACGTTTTGCTTAACAGCTGTGCatcccaaaagggggagaactCCTCCCCCCACAGGGGTCACTCCCTGGCGAGTTACCTATCGATTGTGCAAAATGTAGAAACGCTAGAGTACATCATTTGTTGCTTCTTAAAGGCTATTCCGAAGAGGGACATAACCCACGGGTTGCTCACCTACGTGAAGGAAATTGCAAGTGTGCACATGGCGAAGCTGAAGAATGAAATGACCTTTCATaacaaaacgggggaggTCAATTTTGTCCACACCAATTTTGCCCAAACGAATTTTGCCCATTCCTCCTCCAAATATTacatcctcttttttttcaactatAGTGTATGCAGAGTGGCTATGTATGCCCTGCTCCATGGGGAAGTGAAAACTGAGCAGCTGTTGGGCCATCCCGCTATCCAGCACATCGTCGCAATGCTGCAGAGCTGCTTCCCCACCGTCGAGCCCATGTTTGACCTCTGCGTGCGGGAGGACTCCTTGCACGCGTTCTTCTGCATCCTGCAGATGGTTCTGCAGacgcttttcttcttcctctccctgGCGGAGCTGCGCGTCGTAG accCGGACCGCCTGGCCGAGCACCTCAACCAAGTGCTCCGCGTCATGAAGAAGAACGCCCTGGCGGAGTACCCCTACtcggtgaagaaaaaaatctgccGACAGATCGCCAACTTCTTCATCTACAACCACGCATGGCTAGCCACCACCTTCagaggaagggaaaaaaccGTAGACTCCATTTACCAAGAATTCACAAAACTGCTCTTCGTTGATATTGCCATCATGAAGAACGAACAGAGCTACGACTTCCTCTTTGACTATCTTTTTATCATACGGGAGAACCAAATTGTGTGTAATTTGCTGAAGGAGCTGTTTTCGCTGCACTTTATTTTGATTTTGGGAAACTGGGAGAAGGGCCCGCATCATCCGAAGTTGGGAGGAACGGGGAGAGCTTCCCCTGACGAAGGGGGAGTGCCCCCCGAAGAGGAAGCCCTTTTGTCCTACCGCGCACGAGCCCTAGTCCGAAGGAACAGAGCCCTCTCAAGTGACAGCCACAAATGGTACGAAATGCtcaacttgaaaaaaaaattgggatcCCCCAATGAGGGCAACTTGCGTAGAGGCTCCATCTACCAATTTGATGAAAGCAGAATGATGAGCGTGTTTTCTCgcaaggggaagaataacCAGTCGGCTGTCTCCTCGTTTAGAAGTAATCCCAATAGGGAGGACACGGACACCCCCAATGTAGACGTATGCATTTTGAGTAACCTCTTCCCATTATTCAATGGCATAGAAAACGTGCAAGACAGCCTCTACACCCTCCTTTGCAAAATCTGTGGCAACTTCTCCAACTATAATGCCTATTGTGAGCATATACTGGCCAACATCTTGATGTCCTTCTGTGAAAACCTGGGGGGAAAGGAGAGCCCCCAGCTGGGCCTCAGCGACTTCCACCACTTTGTGAAGCTCTCCTTCCAACTGCTTcagaagcagaaggagtACCTCACGAGTGGCGTCTTTAGGACCAGCAGAAACGCCCTTCTCCTGAAGCTCCTCTTCCAcatcttcttcctctgcatCAACGGGTGGACGGCCGACTCGCGCgcggagaaggagaagaaggagaagacgcAGGTGGAGGGGGGCGCCACTGATGTGAAGACCGGCACAGATGAGCGGACCACCACCGATGTGCAAACCACCACCGATGTGAAGAACCTCCCGAGCGAGACGCCGCCAAAACgtgagaggaagaaaaaagccgGGGGAGCCCCCCAGGGGAAGgccaaaaaggtgaaaaactGCTTCGTCTTTTTTATCAAGTACTTTCTCCTCATGCACAAATTGATCGTGtccaagggggaggaagaaggagccACTGCAACCCTAAGCGATGACGACGTGGCCTACTTGACGAATCAtatgcagggggggggcggccgAAGCGTCGGCAGTGAGGAGGTGCACAGCGGCCCGACGGACGCGGCCGAAAGGAACGACATCTCTGCCATGCTGAGCAAACTGAAGGATTTCCTTCACAGGATTTTGAGCGGCGGAGGGGATGCCGCAAAGGTTGGCATTACCGCTGCTAGTAACGCTGCCACCCGCCCTTCCACCGCGACCCCCCTGAACGCACTGTTCCTCGAGCTGGTCGAGCACGTGTTCGTGTCCTTCCTGCTGAAGCACAACTTCTGGGAAGAGACCAACGGCGCAGCCGTCGTCCAGGTGGTGGACGCGCTCAGGGGGCTCCACGTGGAGGACGTGCTCCGCTCAGCCGATGAGAAGCACACGACGTTTGCCTACAGCATCCTCGCTTTGAAGATTTTTAACGTCgccaaaaaaagagaaataagCACTACCGCCAATGAGGTAAGTGCTGACCATGGAAAGCGTGACACGCATGGAAAGCATGAAACGCATGGAGCGCATGAAACGCATGAAACGCATGTGGGGGCCGAACCTACAGGGGTGAAGCCAACCGAAGTGACTCCCGCGGACaaacagaagaaaaagcGAGGGAAAGGCttcaagaggaagaaggacgaAATGGCCATGGACGAAGGGAAActgatccttttttttaacctcttcCTACCAGCGAAGCGGAGCAACGTCCTACATAACAGTAATGAGTCAACCACCCCATGgcaggaagaagcaaaaccGACGTGTGTGCAGCTGTATGATTTCCTCTTCCACTACAACAGCATACTGGCGGAGTGTCCAGATGAGCATTCGGTTCACATCTGCATAAAATATCAAAACgttattaaaaacatttgcACACTGTTTAGCTACTCGTCCGATGATGTGAAAAACGTTTTGACTTACGTGGAAGGACAAATAAAGATGGGGAACTCAGAAGGAGAAGCCGAAAGTTGCCTCTACCATTTTAACATGCACATCATAACattaatttatatcatttCGAACAGTGGGAAGTTTTGCTCGGAGATAATTCACCAGAGCAGGAGACCAACCgactcttcctccttcatcaGTTTGTATCTCCTACTTATGCAACATGTGCAGACGTACTTGGATAGCGAAGTGGTGATTAGGAGAAGTTCCTCCATCCTCTTCCTGCTGCTCCACCTGGTTTACAAACTATCGCAGCTgttcgtcttcttcttcgtgcGCCTCAAGGCGCAAACGCGGG ACGGCAGCTACTCCAACCTCCTCGGATTCGTAAGCAACTACTGCAGTCTGCTGGTCAAAACGATGGACTTACT GAAAAACCGCATACGAAGCAGCAACGACGGCGCTGTGCCAACTCCGAGGAAGGATTTCATAACGCACTTTTACATCCTAAACAACTGTGGCCTCTTCGAGCGGAAGAAGTTTTACCTCTACCTGCTCAGCCACCAGCTCTTCGTCCTGTTATACGAGTTCTTCAACATAC agAAAAACGAACTCGTGGTGAAGTCCAAAAGAACGCTAATCGAAGTGGCCAAGAAGGGAGGATACGCGATCAACTTTTTGTGCTCCTACCTGGACTCCATTCTGTACCTCGACAGcag AATGAACAAACTGCTGCTCAGGAACGCCAACTTCCTCGTCACCTTCCTGCGAAGCAACAAGGGCAGCCTGAACTTACCCCCAATAGCCTTCCCCCTTGTAATCAAAATTGTGGACATGTACGAATTCATTTCGAAGAGGGGGTCCACGGGAGAGGAGGAATacgaagagaaaaaatttctcAAAGGCATTTTTCAGACCACCTTGTCCCTACTGGAAAATAGCTCCATTCAGTTTTGCTACACATCCTTAACAGATCGGAAGAGGGAAATCTTCAACGCCCTGTCCGGGTAG